One Onychostoma macrolepis isolate SWU-2019 chromosome 10, ASM1243209v1, whole genome shotgun sequence genomic region harbors:
- the gnsb gene encoding glucosamine (N-acetyl)-6-sulfatase (Sanfilippo disease IIID), b, whose product MARVLSICLFVALLTCTLRCSQCVKPSNIILILTDDQDVEMGGMTPMKKTKALIGDAGVTFSNAFTATPLCCPSRSSILTGKYPHNHLVRNNSISGNCSSTTWQKEAEPFTFPLYLNKMRYQTFYGGKYLNQYGSKDAGGVGHVPPGWDQWHALVGNSKYYNYTLSVNGKEEKHGDNYEKDYLTDLVLNRSLHFLEERSPSHPFFMMLCPPSPHSPWTAAPQYQQSFSDVKAPRNGSFNVPGKDKHWLLRQPANPMPNSSIEYLDNAYRRRWQTLLSVDDMVEQLIKKLDSVKELNNTYIFYTSDHGYHTGQFSLPIDKRQLYEFDIRIPLLVRGPGIKPKQTLQSPVLNIDLSVTILDIAGVNLSTVNMDGQSFLPQMAPSLRNGTERPFFLVEYTGEGYSSEDPSCPKLGPGLAECFPDCVCEDAFNNTYACVRSLKDANLQYCEFADNEAFVEVYNLTSDPHQLENIVKKVDPTLLQIMNQRLIKLQSCMGDSCRNIK is encoded by the exons ATGGCGCGTGTCTTGTCCATCTGTCTGTTTGTCGCGCTTCTCACCTGCACGCTCAGGTGTTCACAATGCGTCAAACCGAGCAACATCATCCTCATTCTCACCGACGACCAGGATGTGGAGATGGGGGGAATG aCGCCCATGAAGAAGACCAAAGCACTGATCGGTGATGCTGGTGTGACTTTCTCCAATGCA TTCACTGCCACCCCTCTGTGCTGTCCCAGCCGCAGCAGCATCCTCACTGGTAAATATCCACACAATCATTTGGTCCGAAATAACTCCATCTCTGGCAACTGCAGCAGCACGACGTGGCAGAAGGAGGCCGAGCCCTTCACCTTTCCGCTTTACCTCAATAAGATGCGCTACCAGACCTTCTACGGCGGGAAATACCTGAATCAG TATGGAAGTAAAGACGCAGGCGGTGTGGGTCATGTGCCTCCTGGCTGGGACCAATGGCACGCACTG GTGGGAAACtctaaatattacaattacacACTGTCTGTGAATGGAAAAGAGGAAAAACATGGAGACAACTATGAGAAGGACTATCTCACAGACCTAGTT TTGAACCGCTCGCTGCATTTCCTGGAGGAGCGGAGCCCCAGTCACCCGTTCTTCATGATGTTGTGTCCGCCGTCTCCTCATTCTCCGTGGACGGCCGCCCCTCAGTATCAGCAGTCCTTCAGCGACGTCAAAGCACCACGAAACGGCAGCTTCAACGTGCCTGGAAAG GACAAGCATTGGTTACTACGGCAGCCTGCGAATCCAATGCCAAACAGCTCCATTGAGTACCTCGACAACGCTTACCGCAGGAG GTGGCAGACGCTTCTGTCAGTGGACGATATGGTGGAGCAGCTGATTAAGAAACTGGATTCAGTAAAGGAGTTAAACAACACATACATCTTCTACACGTCTGATCATGGCTATCACACCG GCCAGTTCTCATTGCCCATTGACAAGAGACAGCTGTACGAGTTTGATATTCGCATCCCTCTCTTAGTTCGGGGTCCAGGAATCAAACCTAAACAAACGCTTCAG TCTCCAGTGCTGAATATAGATCTGTCTGTGACTATCCTGGACATCGCAGGAGTAAATCTCTCCACCGTCAACATGGACGGACAGTCTTTCCTGCCACAGATG GCACCATCGCTGCGGAACGGCACCGAACGGCCCTTCTTCTTGGTTGAGTACACCGGTGAGGGATATTCCTCTGAAGATCCCAGCTGCCCTAAACTCGGCCCTGGACTAGCT GAATGCTTCCCGGACTGCGTATGCGAAGACGCCTTCAACAACACGTACGCCTGCGTCAGAAGTCTGAAGGATGCAAACCTGCAGTACTGCGAGTTCGCAGACAATGAG GCGTTCGTAGAGGTGTACAACCTGACATCTGATCCCCATCAGCTGGAGAACATTGTGAAGAAGGTCGATCCTACGCTTCTGCAGATCATGAACCAAAGGCTGATCAAGCTGCAGTCCTGCATGGGTGACAGCTGTCGAAACATCAAATAA
- the polm gene encoding DNA-directed DNA/RNA polymerase mu isoform X1, whose protein sequence is MIPLKRRKVSLPVHQQNDSCKFPHVSIFILERKMGTSRRAFLTRLGRSKGFLIKETYSSSITHIVSENNSGDEVQAWLDNQTGRDASSSVHLLDIRWFTESMEAGHPVIVQDRHILKVNPKPNGDPTAMLMKSYACQRRTPLKHHNSLLTEALEILAQNAEYNDNEGRSVAFRRAASVLKALPRRVRSMEDLRCLPCLGDHSQRVIKEILEDGSSREVESTRQSEQYQAMKALIGIFGVGVRTADRWFREGLRSPDDLIRTGQQLNREQQAGVQYYDDLQKPVTKAEADVISDIVEKAVHAVLPGAEIQLMGGFRRGKEVGHDVDYLITHPEEGKEEGLMPKITNWLEEQGLLLYQKTTRNSYLEKMDGPARTSSNMDRFERCFSIFKLQKSAVSCKSNSSASAEDVSTGRESERPGEHHSEASGWRAVRVDLVVSPYSQFAFATLGWTGSKLFERELRRWAGQEKHMTLSSHTLYDSKQNLYLRAKTEEEIFAYLGLEFIPPSERNA, encoded by the exons ATGATCCCATTAAAACGCAGGAAAGTCTCTCTACCTGTACACCAACAGAATGACAGCTGTAAATTTCCTCATGTTTCTATATTCATCTTGGAGAGGAAGATGGGAACATCTAGAAGAGCATTTCTTACACGACTAGGACGGAGCAAAGGATTTCTTATTAAAGAAACCTACAG CTCCTCCATCACACATATTGTGTCAGAAAACAACAGTGGAGATGAAGTCCAGGCCTGGTTAGACAACCAAACTGGACGAGATGCCTCCAGTTCTGTCCATTTGTTGGACATCAGGTGGTTTACAGAGAGCATGGAGGCTGGACATCCCGTTATAGTTCAGGACAGACACATATTAAAG GTTAACCCGAAACCCAACGGAGACCCCACAGCAATGCTGATGAAAAGTTATGCCTGTCAAAGACGAACACCTTTAAAACACCACAATTCACTTCTAACA GAGGCTCTTGAAATCTTGGCTCAGAATGCTgaatataatgataatgaagGACGGAGCGTGGCGTTCAGACGGGCAGCGTCAGTCTTAAAGGCGCTTCCCCGTCGTGTGAGGAGCATGGAGGATCTGAGGTGTTTGCCCTGCCTGGGTGACCATTCACAGAGAGTTATAAAA GAGATTTTAGAAGATGGATCATCAAGAGAAGTTGAGTCAACAAGACAATCAGAGCAATATCAGGCCATGAAG GCACTAATTGGTATTTTTGGGGTGGGTGTGCGGACAGCAGATCGCTGGTTTAGAGAGGGTTTGCGATCCCCAGACGATTTGATTCGCACAGGACAACAGTTGAACCGTGAACAGCAAGCAG GAGTCCAGTATTACGATGACCTCCAGAAACCCGTCACTAAGGCGGAGGCTGATGTCATCAGTGATATCGTTGAGAAAGCTGTGCACGCTGTGCTGCCCGGAGCAGAGATCCAGCTCATGGGCGGCTTCAGGAG GGGGAAGGAAGTCGGTCATGATGTGGACTATCTCATAACACACCCAGAGGAAGGAAAAGAGGAAGGACTGATGCCTAAAATCACAAACTGGCTGGAAGAGCAG GGTTTGCTGCTGTATCAGAAGACGACCAGAAACTCTTATCTGGAAAAAATGGATGGTCCAGCTCGGACGTCTAGTAACATGGATCGCTTTGAGAGATGCTTTTCCATATTTAAGCTTCAGAAATCTGCTGTGAGCTGCAAATCAAATTCCTCTGCTTCTGCGGAGGATGTCAGTACAGGACGTGAAAGCGAAAGACCCGGTGAGCATCATTCAGAAGCGTCAGGCTGGAGAGCTGTACGGGTCGATCTGGTGGTCAGTCCCTACAGTCAGTTTGCCTTCGCCACTCTCGGATGGACCGGGTCAAAG CTGTTTGAGAGGGAGTTGAGACGGTGGGCGGGGCAAGAGAAGCACATGACCTTGAGCAGTCACACCCTCTACGACAGCAAACAG AATCTGTATCTCAGAGCAAAGACGGAAGAGGAGATTTTTGCCTACCTGGGTCTGGAGTTTATTCCTCCATCTGAGCGAAATGCCTGA
- the polm gene encoding DNA-directed DNA/RNA polymerase mu isoform X2, which translates to MEAGHPVIVQDRHILKVNPKPNGDPTAMLMKSYACQRRTPLKHHNSLLTEALEILAQNAEYNDNEGRSVAFRRAASVLKALPRRVRSMEDLRCLPCLGDHSQRVIKEILEDGSSREVESTRQSEQYQAMKALIGIFGVGVRTADRWFREGLRSPDDLIRTGQQLNREQQAGVQYYDDLQKPVTKAEADVISDIVEKAVHAVLPGAEIQLMGGFRRGKEVGHDVDYLITHPEEGKEEGLMPKITNWLEEQGLLLYQKTTRNSYLEKMDGPARTSSNMDRFERCFSIFKLQKSAVSCKSNSSASAEDVSTGRESERPGEHHSEASGWRAVRVDLVVSPYSQFAFATLGWTGSKLFERELRRWAGQEKHMTLSSHTLYDSKQNLYLRAKTEEEIFAYLGLEFIPPSERNA; encoded by the exons ATGGAGGCTGGACATCCCGTTATAGTTCAGGACAGACACATATTAAAG GTTAACCCGAAACCCAACGGAGACCCCACAGCAATGCTGATGAAAAGTTATGCCTGTCAAAGACGAACACCTTTAAAACACCACAATTCACTTCTAACA GAGGCTCTTGAAATCTTGGCTCAGAATGCTgaatataatgataatgaagGACGGAGCGTGGCGTTCAGACGGGCAGCGTCAGTCTTAAAGGCGCTTCCCCGTCGTGTGAGGAGCATGGAGGATCTGAGGTGTTTGCCCTGCCTGGGTGACCATTCACAGAGAGTTATAAAA GAGATTTTAGAAGATGGATCATCAAGAGAAGTTGAGTCAACAAGACAATCAGAGCAATATCAGGCCATGAAG GCACTAATTGGTATTTTTGGGGTGGGTGTGCGGACAGCAGATCGCTGGTTTAGAGAGGGTTTGCGATCCCCAGACGATTTGATTCGCACAGGACAACAGTTGAACCGTGAACAGCAAGCAG GAGTCCAGTATTACGATGACCTCCAGAAACCCGTCACTAAGGCGGAGGCTGATGTCATCAGTGATATCGTTGAGAAAGCTGTGCACGCTGTGCTGCCCGGAGCAGAGATCCAGCTCATGGGCGGCTTCAGGAG GGGGAAGGAAGTCGGTCATGATGTGGACTATCTCATAACACACCCAGAGGAAGGAAAAGAGGAAGGACTGATGCCTAAAATCACAAACTGGCTGGAAGAGCAG GGTTTGCTGCTGTATCAGAAGACGACCAGAAACTCTTATCTGGAAAAAATGGATGGTCCAGCTCGGACGTCTAGTAACATGGATCGCTTTGAGAGATGCTTTTCCATATTTAAGCTTCAGAAATCTGCTGTGAGCTGCAAATCAAATTCCTCTGCTTCTGCGGAGGATGTCAGTACAGGACGTGAAAGCGAAAGACCCGGTGAGCATCATTCAGAAGCGTCAGGCTGGAGAGCTGTACGGGTCGATCTGGTGGTCAGTCCCTACAGTCAGTTTGCCTTCGCCACTCTCGGATGGACCGGGTCAAAG CTGTTTGAGAGGGAGTTGAGACGGTGGGCGGGGCAAGAGAAGCACATGACCTTGAGCAGTCACACCCTCTACGACAGCAAACAG AATCTGTATCTCAGAGCAAAGACGGAAGAGGAGATTTTTGCCTACCTGGGTCTGGAGTTTATTCCTCCATCTGAGCGAAATGCCTGA